Part of the Bacteroidales bacterium genome, GTGGCATCAACGCTCATATTCTTCCGGTTCCGTGTATGAACATTATCAATGGTGGTAAACATGCCGATAACAACGTCGATTTTCAAGAATTCATGATTGCACCTCATAATGCAAACAGCTTCTCCGAAGGTATTCGCATGGGTATCGAAGTTTTTCATACATTAAAAGAAGTTTTAAAGAAAAAAGGCTACTCTACCGGTGTGGGCGACGAAGGTGGCTTTGCTCCTAACCTAAAATCGAACGAAGAAGCAATGGAAGTTATTCTTGAAGCTATCAATAAAGCTGGTTATAAACCTGGCAAAGATGTAAGCATCTGCCTCGACCCCGCCGCAAGCGAAATGTGGGACAATGGAAAATATATTATGTTTAAAAGCACAAAAAAAGCTGTATCTACTGACGATTTAATTGCTTTATGGGACAAATGGGTAAAAGACTATCCTATTATCAGTATCGAAGATGGCTTGGCTGAAAACGATTGGGACGGATGGAAAAAACTAACCAAAACTCTTGGAAATAAAATAGAATTAGTGGGTGATGATATTTTCTGCACGAATCCTGATATTTTAGCAAAAGGCATTAAAAATAAAGTGGCTAACTCTATACTTATTAAACTAAACCAAATAGGAACGGTTACCGAAACACTCGATACCATTGACTTAGCTTTTAAAAACCATTACAACATTTTTGTATCGCATCGCAGTGGCGAAACTGCCGATACATTTATTGCCGACTTAGCTCTTGCCACCAGTGCTGGTAAATTAAAAACAGGTAGCGGCTGCCGCAGCGAACGAATTGAAAAATTCAATCAACTCATCCGTTTAGAAGCCTTGTTAGGCAGTTCAGCAAAATATGCCGGCATTAAAGCTTTTAAAAATCAATAAAAATCATATGGAGGCTGTTATTGTATAATGACAGCCTCTTTTTTATGTTTCATTATGAGCAAAATACTTTACATTTTAAGCATTTTAATTTTATTTTCTTGTAAAAAGAAAGATGAAAGCTATATTATTTCTGGTTATGTTACAAACCCTGAATTGAATATCGCTGTTAGTCAAATGCAAGTATCACTCTGGGGAACAAAAATTAGTAATGGAACAGTTCAAAATCAGCAAGAAAAATTAGGATCTACCACTACCGATGCATCAGGTCATTTTGAATTTAAATTTAATAAAGCCGTATATTCTGAAATAAAATTAGTGCTATATAAAAGCGATTATTTTAACGTAGAACAAAACATTAATCCAAATAATTTAAATCCAGGCGAAAACTATAACCTAACTATTCAAGCTCATGGAATAGCTTGGTTAAAAACAATTGTAAAAAATGTAGGTACGCAATATAACGATGATAAACTAACATATAAATTATCACTTCCTTATTCGAATTGTTCGAGTTGTTGTTCTACTCAACAAATAATCTTTACAGGAACAACGGTTGATACAACATGGGTCTGCCCTGTTTATGCAGGGAGCAAAATTGCTATTCAATGGATATATTCACATGGAGGTAACGACCTGCCACACCTCGATACACTCAATATTTTGCTAAACGACACTACGGTACACTCATTATATTATTAGCCTATTGGCTCTCAAAAATAATTTGAAGCAAAATTTTGCTATTACATTTCTGGATCAATAAGAATACGCCCACAATATTCGCATACAATTATTTTTTTGCGTGTGCGAATTTCTAATTGGCGTTGAGGCGGTATTTTAGCGAAACAACCACCACAAGCATCACGTTCAACTTTAACTACAGCTAAGCCGTTACGCATATTGGATCGAATACGTTTATATGCGGTTAATAATCGAGGCTCAATAATTTTTTCAAGTTCAATTGATTTATCGCGTAGCTGCTGTTCTTCTTTTTGAGTTTCTTCAATAATTTCACGCAATTCTTTTTGCTTTTGTTCTAAATCGATCCTTCTACGTTCAAGAAGTTTATCAACTGTCTGGGCTTCTGCTTTTAATTCTTCTATACTGGCGCTAAATTCTTTAATGTGCTTTTCGCACAATTGTATTTCTAATTGTTGAAATTCGATTTCTTTATTAATAGCATCGAATTCGCGGTTATTGCGAACGTTTTTTTGTTGTTCGCTATATTTTTTAATAAGTTCTTCTGCTTTTTTAATTTCTAGTTTTTTATGACTAATCTTTTGTTCATTAGTTTTAATTTCATCAGAATATTTTTGATAACGCGTTTCTAATCCGGCAATTTCATCTTCCAAATCCTGAACTTCAAGAGGTAATTCACCACGAAGTTTTAGAATATTATCAATTTGAGAATCAACAGTTTGTAATGTAAATAATGCTTTTAGTTTTTCTTCTACAGAAAGTTCGTTTAATTCTACTTGAGCTTCTTTTTTAGCCATATTAAAAATAATTTACAGGATTAGAACAATTTTCCGATAAACGGACTGCAAAGTTAGTATTTTTTTTCGTAATTATTTCAAATATTTTTTGCACAAAATGAATTTCTGTCTCAAAATGTCCGGCATCTATTAATAGTAAACTCGACGGGCAGTCTGTAAAGTCGTGGTATTTTAAATCAGCAGTTATAAAAGCATCGGCATTGTTTTTTATGGCGGCTTGAATATACGAAGCACCACTACCGCTGCACAAAGCTACCTTTTGAATGATATTTTTTTCGCTTTTATTGTAACGTATGACTTTACAGCCAATTTTTTGTTTGACGTATTGCTGAAATGCCAAAACAGACATTGGATCGAGCAGATAACCGATTATACCTATACCGACCTGTGAATAAGTGTTTTCGAGCATATAAATATCATAGGCAACTTCTTCGTAAGGGTGAGTATCTAATAATGCACTTACTATTTTATTTTGCAAATAAGCAGGAAAAATTGTTTCTATGCGAGTTTCGGGTTCGTGATGCTCCTCATTAATAGCACCTACATATGGGTTACAACCTTCATTGGCTTTGAATGTTCCATAACCTTCTACATTATAGCTGCACGAATCGTAATTGCCAATTTGTCCTGCTCCTGCATCGAACAATGCCTTTCTCACTATTTCTGCATAATCGTGAGGGACATAGGTAACCAGCTTTTTGAGTTGATGTTGGACTGGCTCTAATATCTCTATATTCTGAAGTTGAAGCAAATCAGCTAAAATTCGGTTAGTACCCTGCATCGACGAATCGAAATTCGTATGAATGGCATAAATGCTCACTTGGTTTTGAATGGCTTTGATAACGATGCGTCCTTGATGAGTCTCTGGATTGATTTTTTTTAACGTTTTAAAGAGCAATGGATGGTGCGAAATAATTAAGTTGCATTGCTTGGCTATGGCTTCATCAATAACTTGCTCCGTAATATCTAAGCATATTAAAATGCCATTGATTTCATTTTCAGGAAAAGAAATTTGACTTCCACTATTATCGTACGATTCCTGAAATGCTAATGGATATAATTGTTCGATTGATTTTATGAGTTCTTTTATCTTCATATTATTTTTTAGGTGATGCTACCGAAAGTAAAACGCCTAAAACAATTCCTAAAAAAGCTGCAATAACCACTCTATATTCCGAAGCTACCATAAAATTGATAGTTTGCATCGGAATCCAAAAAATAGGTATGGTCTTTTTAAAAATAAAATTCCACTGCATATCCCAATTGATAGCAGGGAATATTTTGCGTATAGGAATGGGTGTAAAAAATTTAGTTAAAGAGCCACCCGTTTGCATAATATGCATATCGGTTATTTTATGAAAGGTCATCATCACGGGAGCATAAGTAAGATTCATAACAGTACTAATCAAAAATGCCGATAATAAACGTACCCCACCCAAGCCATTTTCAGAAGCCTCAAAAACATCTTTAAATGCCATTGAATCTTTGGCACCTGCAACACCAAAATATTTCTCAACCAAGGTAGGAATTCCGGCAGCAAAAACCACAAAAGCAATTTTTATGGTTATACCTAAAAAACCCCACACCATCATTCTGGGAACCAATCCAAAACCTTTTTCGGTATAATTGCCCGTTCGAATTCTTAAACCTATCACCTCGCCTAACGTTGCCAACAAAGCGAATTTTAAAAAACTTGTATATAGCCAATAATCTTCGTTATATAAAAAAGATGATTGAAAGTCTTTGAGAAAACTAAACGGCAAAAAAGGCAATACAATAATTGTAAAGATTAAAATAAAAATAAAATCATTTTTCTTCATAATACGTCATATTATTTTTCGATTCTTATACGTGCATCAACGGCTATTACCTGATTTTTCTTACCTAATAATGGATTGATATCCATTTCGTAAATTTCGGGAACTGCTCTTAATAAAGCCGATACTTTACAAATTATATCGGCAAAAAGTTCTATATTAACCCCTTCTTGCCCACGAACTCCTTTTAGCATTGGGAAAGTTTTTAATTTTTGAATGGCTGTTAAAACCTCATCTTTGGTAGCAGGTACTAACAAAGTTTGAACATCTTTCAAAACTTCAATAAATATTCCCCCTAGACCAAACATCAACAAATGACCAAAGGGTTCTTCGCGTTTAGCACCAATAAATAGTTCCATACCCGATAACATGGGTTGAATAAGTATTCCAGTAACATCCTTAATTTTTATCATTCGCTCAAACTCTTTTACAACTGCATCTTTCGACTTAATGTTAAGTGCAACACCACCCACATCCGATTTATGAACCGGTCCTATTACTTTCATCACAACAGGATAGCCCAACTCATCGGCAGCTTTTACTGCATCAATTACATTGGAGGCTACCATTTCGCCAGCTCTAGGAATACCTGCCACATCTAACAACATTTGTACATCAGCAGGTTTTAAATAACCATTGTCAACATTTGCTAAAATACTTCCAATACGTTCTTTGTTCAATATGTATTGATTATCTTTAAAAGAAACAGGCTTGGGTGTATTATGGATTTGAGCCAAAGCTCTTGCAAACACTACTTCATCGGGGAAATTGATTCTGCCTTTTGACAAAAAATCGTTTATTTCGTCGGCCACATTGATAATTGAAGGCAAAACGGGAAAAATGGGTTTAGAGCATACTTTCATTTTTTCGTGTAAAACATTGTAAACATCGTAAACAGGGAATAATCCAGGGCTACCAAAAATAACAACCATGGCATCTATGTTATCAAATTCGTGCTCACAGTAATCAATAATTTTTCCGAGTTGTTCGGCAGTACCTGTTGCTAAAAAGTCAATAGGGTTGGCAACCGATGAGCCTGGGAACAAGTGAGTAAGCAATTCTTGGGCTTTAGGTCCCTCAATCTTGGGAATTTCAAATCCTCCCTGCGAAAGTGCATCGGTAAGCATAACAGCTGGTCCTCCAGCATGGGTAATAATAGCTATGCGTTTGCCCATAAGAGGTTTGTGCATAAAAATAGAGGCAACTGTGGTTAACTCTTCGCGTCCATAGCAACGTACAATGCCTGCTTTTTTAAAGAGTGCATCTACCGCAACATCGGGGCTTGCCATAGCACCGGTATGCGATGAGGCTGCCCTACTCCCCGCTTCGGATGAACCAGATTTGATGGCAGCAATTCTGCAACCTTTGCTTACTAACGAAGATGCGTGTTTTAAAAGTTTTTCAGGTTTTTTAATATTTTCAATATATAACAATTTAACCTTAGAACTTTTGTTTGGGTCGAAAGTTAAATCCATATATTCGAGCACTTCTTCTACACCCATTTGAGCTGAGTTTCCGACTGAATATACCGACGAGAATGTTAAACCTTTAGGCATTCCCGACTCCATAATAAAAACAGCCGTAGCACCACTACCACTAATAAAATCGCATCCCATTGGATCAAGCTTAGGTATAGGAGTTGTAAATACGCCAGCATAATTGTAATTCAACACTCCAATGCAATTGGGACCAATAAGAGAGCCTTTAACATCATTTATCGTTTTTACTATCTTTTTTTCTAATTCTGCACCTTCGTGGCTTTCTTCGCTAAATCCTGCAGACAGAATGATGAACGCACGTGTCTGTTTTTGATAAGCAAGAATATCAACTGTTTCGGGGCAAAGCTTGGCAGGAATAGCTAAAATAGCCAAATCTACTTGCGGAAGCTGACTAACATCGGCATAAGAAGCAATGCCCTGAACTTCGCTTTCTTTAGGATTTACAACATATAACTGACCTTTAAACTGATGGTCAATTAAATTTTTTAAGACTTTACCACCCGGTTTTTGAATTGTATTTGAACCACCTACAACAACTATACTACGAGGATTTACTAATTGTTCTGTTATCATAAAATATTGAATTAAACTGCTTCAAAAATAGATAAATATTGAGGAATAAAAAAAGAAAATGAGCAGTTTTACAGCTATATTTTCCATACTCTTACCATATGATGTTTATGTGGCGGTCCCTGTAATCGTTCGACTTTAAAGCCGACACTTCTAAGATTTTGCTTTACTATTCCGCTTGATGCATAAGTTACCAAGGCTCCACCGGAGTTTAAATGCTGAAACAAGTTCTGAAAAACATCTAACGTCCACAATTCGGGTTGGGCTTTGGGACTGAATGCATCGAAATAAATCAAGTCGAAAACCTTGCTGAATTTTATGTTCAAAATATCTTCGTTGCGTTTATAGACTACGAAATCTTTGTTTATCGGCTGTTCTTTGTTCCATGGAGCTTGCATCAATTGTAAATAAATTGTTTGGTTTTCGAGCGATGAAGCTATAATTTGCACAAGTTCTGATGTGAGTGGATATAATTCAATGGCTTCATAATAAATCGTTTGGTTTTGAGCTTTATTAAAAAAAGTAAGATAAGCATTGAGACCTGTACCCAATCCAACTTCAAGAATAGTTAATGAGGGTTGGTTACAAAACTTTTTCAATCCCTGCTCTATAAACACATAAAGGCTTTCGTTACGAGCTCCATATACAGAATGAAAAGTTTCGTTATGTAATTTATCGTAAATAGTTAATGAGCCGTCATCGGTTTGCTGTACCTCGAACTGTGTCATGTTATTTCCTAAAATTGAGCTGATAAAAATACTTTTTACCTTTTAAGAAAAAGTCGAAAACAATGATCCCTTTATAAATGGTCGGAATCTCTTTTACTTTAGCTAATTTAATATTCTCCAGTCGTTTTGTTTTAAAATGTTTACGATTTAAAATAAATTCTCGATGTGCTCTAATTACTGCCCCTGCATTGCTAAACTCAAATCCTAGAAGAAACTTCACAAAGGCTATAAAGTCGAGCAAATAACGCATTAAGATAATTCTACCGTAGTGTATATGTACGTTTTTGTATAA contains:
- a CDS encoding acetate--CoA ligase family protein — its product is MITEQLVNPRSIVVVGGSNTIQKPGGKVLKNLIDHQFKGQLYVVNPKESEVQGIASYADVSQLPQVDLAILAIPAKLCPETVDILAYQKQTRAFIILSAGFSEESHEGAELEKKIVKTINDVKGSLIGPNCIGVLNYNYAGVFTTPIPKLDPMGCDFISGSGATAVFIMESGMPKGLTFSSVYSVGNSAQMGVEEVLEYMDLTFDPNKSSKVKLLYIENIKKPEKLLKHASSLVSKGCRIAAIKSGSSEAGSRAASSHTGAMASPDVAVDALFKKAGIVRCYGREELTTVASIFMHKPLMGKRIAIITHAGGPAVMLTDALSQGGFEIPKIEGPKAQELLTHLFPGSSVANPIDFLATGTAEQLGKIIDYCEHEFDNIDAMVVIFGSPGLFPVYDVYNVLHEKMKVCSKPIFPVLPSIINVADEINDFLSKGRINFPDEVVFARALAQIHNTPKPVSFKDNQYILNKERIGSILANVDNGYLKPADVQMLLDVAGIPRAGEMVASNVIDAVKAADELGYPVVMKVIGPVHKSDVGGVALNIKSKDAVVKEFERMIKIKDVTGILIQPMLSGMELFIGAKREEPFGHLLMFGLGGIFIEVLKDVQTLLVPATKDEVLTAIQKLKTFPMLKGVRGQEGVNIELFADIICKVSALLRAVPEIYEMDINPLLGKKNQVIAVDARIRIEK
- a CDS encoding Nif3-like dinuclear metal center hexameric protein, translating into MKIKELIKSIEQLYPLAFQESYDNSGSQISFPENEINGILICLDITEQVIDEAIAKQCNLIISHHPLLFKTLKKINPETHQGRIVIKAIQNQVSIYAIHTNFDSSMQGTNRILADLLQLQNIEILEPVQHQLKKLVTYVPHDYAEIVRKALFDAGAGQIGNYDSCSYNVEGYGTFKANEGCNPYVGAINEEHHEPETRIETIFPAYLQNKIVSALLDTHPYEEVAYDIYMLENTYSQVGIGIIGYLLDPMSVLAFQQYVKQKIGCKVIRYNKSEKNIIQKVALCSGSGASYIQAAIKNNADAFITADLKYHDFTDCPSSLLLIDAGHFETEIHFVQKIFEIITKKNTNFAVRLSENCSNPVNYF
- the eno gene encoding phosphopyruvate hydratase, which encodes GINAHILPVPCMNIINGGKHADNNVDFQEFMIAPHNANSFSEGIRMGIEVFHTLKEVLKKKGYSTGVGDEGGFAPNLKSNEEAMEVILEAINKAGYKPGKDVSICLDPAASEMWDNGKYIMFKSTKKAVSTDDLIALWDKWVKDYPIISIEDGLAENDWDGWKKLTKTLGNKIELVGDDIFCTNPDILAKGIKNKVANSILIKLNQIGTVTETLDTIDLAFKNHYNIFVSHRSGETADTFIADLALATSAGKLKTGSGCRSERIEKFNQLIRLEALLGSSAKYAGIKAFKNQ
- a CDS encoding Mpv17/PMP22 family protein; the protein is MKKNDFIFILIFTIIVLPFLPFSFLKDFQSSFLYNEDYWLYTSFLKFALLATLGEVIGLRIRTGNYTEKGFGLVPRMMVWGFLGITIKIAFVVFAAGIPTLVEKYFGVAGAKDSMAFKDVFEASENGLGGVRLLSAFLISTVMNLTYAPVMMTFHKITDMHIMQTGGSLTKFFTPIPIRKIFPAINWDMQWNFIFKKTIPIFWIPMQTINFMVASEYRVVIAAFLGIVLGVLLSVASPKK
- the mnmD gene encoding tRNA (5-methylaminomethyl-2-thiouridine)(34)-methyltransferase MnmD — encoded protein: MTQFEVQQTDDGSLTIYDKLHNETFHSVYGARNESLYVFIEQGLKKFCNQPSLTILEVGLGTGLNAYLTFFNKAQNQTIYYEAIELYPLTSELVQIIASSLENQTIYLQLMQAPWNKEQPINKDFVVYKRNEDILNIKFSKVFDLIYFDAFSPKAQPELWTLDVFQNLFQHLNSGGALVTYASSGIVKQNLRSVGFKVERLQGPPHKHHMVRVWKI